In Salvelinus sp. IW2-2015 linkage group LG8, ASM291031v2, whole genome shotgun sequence, the sequence CTGTTTCATATAGTTTGATACTTGTATCAgtaaaaaacaatcaataatACCAAGGTAAACCATAAAAGCTGCAGCCCAAAGCTCAGTGAGCTTTTTCCAGTTACTGCTTTTTGTCCCTGGTTTCACTGCCACTTTTTCCAGTTACTGCAGAAATGAGCCCCATTTTCTTACCACAGTGGAGGCAGGATATTTGTCCACCTGataaagcatgtatttaatgtatcaaAAATGTCTAATTTTTGACCAAATGTGTAGTTACTGCTCTTTTGCTTGGTAGGGAAGTATTTCCCTGCGTGCTTATGACAGACAGTTGGTGGTCGGCGCATGTCTCTGGAGCTGCTGAGCCGGAGGAGCGTGTATTAATCCTGCTGTTGGACTCGTTGCGGCCAGCAATAGTAAGTTAGGTCAAACATCCAACTAAAATGAACAAATCACTCAGAAAAACGAATCATGACTCGAGTCAGTGAAGAGTCGTTCAAAAAGAACGAATCGTTAGCGAACTGCACATCACtaatagtgtatcaatacacccagactctacaaatatacaggcatacttcctaacttagttgctagagaggaaggaaactgcttagggatttcaccatgaggccaacagtgattcatttttttttttaggagtaaactgaggatggatcaacaacattgtagttactctacaatattaacctaaatgacagtgaaaagaaggaatcctgtacagaatacaaatattcaaaaacattcattctgtttgcaataaagaacttaagtaatattgcaaaaaatgtgtcaaagaaacaaaacaaagctTTTgtcttttatacatttgctaggggcaaatccaacacaacacggtCTACCAATCTTCATATTTTCATGCATGGTAATGGCTGCATGATGTTAGAGGTATAATTATCATCGATAAGGACtgtagtttttcaggataaaaataaaatgaatagagctaagcacaggcaaaatcctagtggacAACCTGATTGTCTACTTTCCAACAgagactgggagacaaattcacctttcagcaggacaataacctaaaacagaaggACAACTATACATACACTGGACTCGAGTGCTTGCCAAGACtgcattgaatgtttctgagtggcctagttaaagttttgacttcaattggcttgaaaatatatggcaagacttgaaaatggctgtctatcaatgatcaacaaccaacttgacagagcgtaaaaaatgttttttttaaaggctaataTTGTAcggtccaggtgtgcaaagctttgaGACtaacccaaaaagactcacagctgtatttgctgccaaaggtgattctaacatgtattgactcaggggttgaatactcatctaatcaagatatattattgTTTTCTTCCACTGAACAGAGTTTTGTGTAAatctttgacaaaaaaaaatgaccGATCAATCCGACTTCgtaacaacacaatgtggaaaaagtcaagggggttgaatactttctgaaggcactacatGCTCCTGGAGTAAAATTATGACAATTGTTTTAAGACACTCTTGTTTGCTTGCATTGGACTACAGGTTTGGATTTGGTAAGCCCTCATTGCAATGCCTGTGTCTGGGGACATTCTTAGAAATCTGTATAGTCACCATAGTTGTGAAAGAGAACCCCatagattgaaccctttggccacCCCTGCTTTAGTGTGACTACAGCTGTTTCAGTTCAAGCGTAGGTGATGTTCTCTTGACTAGATGTGTTACGTTTTATGAGCAGTTAACTAGACACTTGTCATATCATTTCTCAGACATTTTGTCAGACTCTAAAGAACCTGATTGTAACATTTACTCTCCCTCCTGTAGATCCTGATCGACGCTAAAGCCACTAAGCAGGCGCTGAATGAGATTGAGTCCCGGCATGACGAGATCCTTAAACTGGAAAGGAGCATTAGGGACCTGCATGACATGTTCCAATACCTGGCCATGGAGGTGGAGGCTCAGGTAAGACTGTCACACCCCAGGAGGACAAACTGGAGCCCTATTACCTTTCTTACCCAAGTGTGCACTTGTTAACTCCCTGTCAAAGGTTTAAAAGCTTTGGATTGGTGCAAGCATGGGTAGAATCCATTTTTCAAATTCTATTTCCCACACCAGTACAAGTGCACACACTTTGGGGAGAAAGGTGAAATGGGCTTTGGAGACTTGTTCCTGAGAAAGTTGGTTGGCAAAATACCTTTTAGTGAAGTGTTTGCTGAATTGACAAACTGTTGTTCTGTTATGCAGGGGGAGATGGTCAACCGCATTGAAGCCAACATCATCAATTCAACTAACTATGTGGAAAAGGCAGTGGCAGACACTGCGAAAGCTGTCACCTACCAAAACAAAGCACGCAAGGTAGGAGTTAATTTTAAGGTTGTTGTGCCAATTATTGGACAGGTTAGCTAATGAACATTGATACTACCTTTTTCTATCGCTATCTTCCTCTACAGAAGAAGATATGGATTGCGTTATGCTGTGCCATTCTCCTCCTCATTTTAGCCATCTCATTGGCTATCAGCTTCTCCTGAGATCCTGATGTGAGTACTCTTGTAGTTAGCCAAAATGGCCATATTTCAACATTAATTTACTGCAAATACAAAACTATGAACTATTTATTGATTAGGTCAATGTATTCAATCAACTTATTTTGTACTTTTTAGAAATTCTTCCTTGCAGTGTCATCTTCCTCTAACCCACTTTTGCCCTGGGACCTTGAAAAGAAGAGAAGTCCTGTCTTATTGATATCACTGACTTCTTAACTATCGATACCCTGGCACAGACCGggaggcacacatacacaaacagccaTTGTCTCTCATGCTCATACGTTAACTGCCCCACTTTCAGCAAAAAGCAATGCTGAAGTTGTTTTTGGCTCTCTCTGTGGTGCCCTTTTCTTCAATGGCACcctcaatgaaaatgtgtggACAACTTGTTACTTACTCAACTTGTTGGACCCCTACGTGTCCCCAAGGAAGAATGCAGTATTTGAACCGACACTGACAAGATTTGCTCAGGAAAACTAAAGTGCTAAAGTGATTCTTATTGTATTAGTCTTGTATTAGTACAAAGCGAAAGAAAACATTTTAAGCGCTTAGGGCTTCTTGTTTTTAAATGCAGATCTAGAATAATATAATTGTATATCGCCAATTTATTATTTGGTGAGTAATTAAGACGTGCAGTTATCAAATTTGAAAGGTGTCTGAAATGGGTTCCATGTGACCCTTGTATATAGAGATCTTTTATAAAGAATTGGCACTTGAGATTTCTCTCCCATTAGAATGTTGTCTAAGCACTGCCTCAAATGGCCCACTGCCTCCATGTTGTCCTATCCACTTCAgtatttatttatacttttaatatTATGGAAGCTGCTATGTTTAGTCTTGCCACAGTAATAGGAACCCTTATAGTTATGGTGCCTTTTTTCCTAATTAACATTTTCTTGTGTTTGCGGACATCTAAGGGCTCTGTCTGAGATCATGGAGTAGCTCACTACCTTATTTTAAAGAAGGGATGGAATCTGTGCTCTAATTATTCAATGCTCTTCTGCTTCAAGAACTCATTAACCATTTTATATCAAAAAAAAATTCAAACCGTAAAGAGATCAGCCATGGTACTTTACCCTAGCCTTAATTCTCTGTGCTGACTAGCTCCTCCCTATGAAGTGACTAGAGGAGCTAAATACTTGTACAGTATTTGGCGAAACACATTATGTGGCTGTTGAATTTTGTATCAAATGTTCAGCAATTTAAACAAATTAAATGGGTTTAACTGTTGCCCAGATTAAAGTTTGCAGAGTATGGTTTGTCTCTGTGCCTTTTTCTTCTGCTACTGCTGCATATTCCCTGAGGGAAACAGTCCTCAGAAATATCACAGGAGGGACATCTTgcgcatttaaaatgtaacactTTCTAGTACTGTATATGTTCTCAATAGCCATCAGATTGatgtactgtagacatggtgGCTACATAAGCAAATCCCTGACAGGGAAAGATttgttacactgaacaaaaatattacatttacatttaagtcatttagctgacgctcttatccagagcgacttacaaattggaaagttcatacatattcatcctggtccccccggaCTATGTTCACTATGttgaaatataaactcaacatagtgttggtcccattactgaaataaaaaaatcccagaaattttccataaccACAAAAGCTTCTTAAATTGTGCACAATTTGTTTATACAtccctcctttgccaagataattcatccacctgacaggtgtgcatttcaagaagctaattaaacagcatgttcaatttaaggtgcaccttgtgccggggccaattaaaggccactctaaaatgtacagttttgtcacaacacgatgtctcaagttgagggagcgtgcaattggcatgctgactgcaggaatgtccaccagataaTTCAAAGTTAATTTCCCTACGCTAAACTGCTTCcgttgttttagataatttggcagtacgtccaactggcctcacatccggcttcttcacctgcaggatcgtgtGTGGgtacttctgtctgtaataaagcccttgtgggggaaaaactcattgattggctgggcctggctccccagtgggtgggcctggctgccaagtgagCACGCCTTTGCCCTCcgaggcccacccatggctgcaaccctgcacagtcatgtgaaatccataaattagggcctaatgaatttatttcaattgactgatttccttatgaactgtaactcagaaaaatatTTGCAGGttgcaattacatttttgttcaatACACATTTGCCCCATATGCCTACATTCCAACCAGCAATATTAATCTTACAACAAATCCTGCATGACACCTAATGAGATGTGTATAATACAAGCACCGTGCACAAACACATTTCcactttagtcatttagcagatgctgtttTCCATAAATTAGTCAGTTgattcaactaaggtaggtaaGACATCCAAacacccaatacatttttggtcttTTTATTCAACTCATTGTCTTTTAATCTTTCAAGTAAAACGATGTGGAATTGCAAGGGAACAGAGGAATgtaacaaatgaaagacatcaaGATAACAAAATAAGACCATTACCATATTCCACCCATTCACTCAAAACAGCACCCTGCCCAAAAATAGCTCAAAGTCCTCAAAGTAAATTGACAATATATAGAGCCACCTGGAACTGTACCAgttttttattcacatgttttgtCCAAGTACTTACATGAAAGAGGAGCAATGAAGAAATgacaatagtaaaaaataattatatagaATTTGATAGCACTGATGCATAGGGTGATTTAcaggtgtttttgttgttgttttttttgtactaATGACAACACCCCAACGTCAGGTACTTGACAAGGCAAACTGGGATTCTCCGTCCACCTGCTCGGCCTAATAGGCACTCATTTTATTCACTAGGATTCAATACCCTTTTAGATCAACTTCATGACGTTGACCATAATGTCTGACTGACTTTGGAAAGGTGAGGAGAATTAAATCAAAGTTCTGCTCCTGTTTCTGCATTGCCAGTAAGCAAAATAAGTACTATCTTCAAGAAAGACAGACATATTTAGAGCTTGAGAGATGCATTGTGTGAGGTAACAGGAACATAGTAGTATTTTGATtgaaatgtatgtatatataaaaataaaaaaaatactacacaACGATGCACTCAAATTATGCTGAGGACAACATGTCTGATGTGCAAATAAAAAATGCAGGCTGGATTTAAAAAGATGGGCAGAAAATCACAAGATAGGGAGGCCCAAGCAAAGACCAACTCCAGCATAGTGCAGCAAAGATCACATTTACAGATCTGCTCTCTTCCCATTTCCATGGAAGAAACCATAAAATATCCATCACTTATCAACTGACTGGAAACAGAACAGTTGACAATATGTCCAGAACCCAACTGTCTAAAATCTTCATCTTACGATACAACTGTCACTCACAAGCTTATTTTGAATCAATAACCCTGGCAGCGAATAAACTCTGTATATAGGGCACAATTTAAACCTCTCTCGGACACATACATCTCTTAGTATTCCagtctttttaaatgttttacagtacaTAGTGTGAACTAACAATTTACTCACTCGCAACAAAGTCCCCGCAGTCAAGCCACTGTCTGTATGAAGTGACACCTTCAGGACTACCAACACCTCACCTCTGGAATGGCACTACCATGGTGCCACCTTTCTCTTTGCAGACAGTCTGGCATCCCTGAGCCTTTCCCCCAGTTGATGATGGCTGAACTGGAGAGGAGACCAGCTTTAATGTGGGTTGGGGGGGAGGAAAGGGGCccaagagggagagaggtcaCTGACCTGCACAACACTCATTGTTCTGCTCTGGTCTGTCAGTGTAGACAAAGCAGCAACTTTAGAGGTCATTTCCCCTCTGTTACAACCTACCCCTCTATTTTTCCAGTCAGAATCCCTCACTCCTCATCTCTAGTCCTCCCATCATGTCTTGCTGTGTTGGGCAGAGGAGGAGCGGGTGTTAGCGGCTGGTGTGCGGGCCTGAGCCGCTGCCATAGCCGCCACGCTGCGCAGCACCCTGTCCGGGGTGCCCTCTCCCGAGCCGGCGTTCCCTTCCTGGGAAAGCCTCTCCCGCTTCTGGGCGtgcctctcctttctttccttccGGGTCTCCCTCCCCcggccctctccttccttcctgtggCTGCGCCTCCTGCCCCTCTCGGTGCTGCGTTCACGTTCACTGCCGGAGGAGGGTGCTCGTGAGTAGTTGCGCCTGGGCCCGGTGCTCTGGGAGCTgaggctactgctgctgctctggcTCCTGCTGCTGCCGCCACCATCGCTACTCATGCTGCTGCATGCACTGTGGCCCCTGGACGAGCGCGCCTCCCGCtcactctcctcctttccctcggAGGGCTTCttcttttccttctccttctcctcctttttgCTCCCCCTCTTGCTGTTCGTCTCCAAGGCCGGGACGAGGGGACCAGGGCACTGGCGGGTGGAGCGTGCGGCGGTGCGGCTTGACTGGGTTGGGGTTGTTGTCTTGCTGCTTCCTACTTTGTTGTTGCAGTTGGTTTGCGGAGTGGCTGGTGCACTTTTAGATTTGGACTTCTGGTTCTTATCAGAGGAAGCAGGAGAAGTGGCATTCTGCCCACTGGTCTTAGCCGCAGGGTCTTTCCTGCTGCCAGGGGTGTCGATTCTGCCTCGCATGGCAAGGAGTTTGGCTGCAGCGTTCAGGGCTGAACACCTCTTCCCTAGGACCTCTGGCTGGCTAGGGCTAGAGGGCACACTGTTGGACTGGGGTTTTCTCTCTGGGGTGGGCTGAGGAACAGAGGATTTCCGGGTGACTCTCACAGAGGATGTCTGGCTGCCAGACTCATCAGTACCGGTGTTGTTGGACACAGTCCTGCCCACACGTTCAGAGCTCCTGGCGGGTCTTCCAATCCGCCCGttgctctctccatccccctcggTCTCCTGTCGGCTCTGGGCTGAGCGGGTGAGGAGGCGCTCCTTCCTGGTTTCAGAGGTGTCAGAGTCTGAAGAGGAGGACCTGGACTGCCTCCTCTGAGTAGCATTGGTGaaatctttctctgtctttccctctcccttctctgggTCAGAGCAAACCTCCCCTCGCATCCTCTTGGCAGGTGCCCTCTTCTCTGCACCCTTCTTGTGTTGGGCTGACCGTGTGGGAGTGGATGTGGAACAcactgaggagggagaggaggagcgcACAGACTCCTGACTGCTCTGGCGACTGAGAGGCCTCTTCTTGCTGGTGGCTCTGTCGTCGCCGACGCTCTCCTCTACCTTCTGTTTATCAGTTGCTTCTGGCCGAGGAGCCACTGGGGCCTCTGGGACAGTGTCTTTGGCTTCAAGAGAATTCTCCACTTTCCTCTTTTTCCGTTGAGAGTCACTAatctcctcttctccatcctcttctACCTCCATGTCTGttatcttctctgtgtctctgttatgGGCAGTCTCCACTGGAGCAGGCTCCAAAGCCTGGTTCTCGGTGGCAGCCACAGCAGTGGAGATGCTGGATGTAACAGGAATTTGGGCTAGGGGGGGTACTTGTGTTGAACTTGGAGTGGATATCTGGGTGTGGATTTTGGTGGTGGGTACTTGGGAAGGGGTGGGGTTTGGTGTTGTGGTAGTGGCTGCAGTAACAGCGGTGACAGTTCTGGTTGTGGCTGCTGCGGGGATGGTGTTGGGAATTGGAACAGAGGTTGTGGTGTACGCGGTAGGGACCGGTCTGTGGGTTGGTTTGACGGTTGTGGTAGGATCTGGTGTAGCAGTTGATGTGATGGTTGGTGTGGAGGTGATTTTGGTAGAAGTTGTTATGGAGGTTGTGGCAGGAGCTGCTGTAACGGTGGTGACAATTCTGGTTGGGGCTGCTGCGGGGATGGTGTTGGGAATTGGAACAGAGGCTGTGGTGATCGCGGTAGGGACCGGTGTGTGGGTTGGTTTGACATTTGTGACAGTTGTGGTAGGGTCTGGTGTAGCAGTTGACGTGATGGTTGGCGTAGGGCCTGGTGTGGTGATTTTGGTAGAAGATGGTATGGAGGTTGTGGCAGGAGCTGCTGTGGCGGCTGTGGTTGGGGCTGGTGTAACGGTGGTGACAATTCTGGGTGGGGCTGGTGTGGAAATTGTGGTTAGATTTGCGATTGAGGTTGTGGTGGGTTTACTAAGTGTTGGTAGATTGGTTGTGACAACTGCGGTAGGGACCGGAGTAAGGGTTGGTTTGACATGTGTGAATGTTGGTGTGGGGGTGCAGGTTGGAGTAGAGGCCGATGTGGCAATTTTGGGGATTTGGGCTAGAGCTGGAGTAGGGATAGTGATTTGGGCGAGGGGAGGAGTGGAAATCTTGTTGGGGGTAGGGGTGAAGATTTGTGTGGTAGTTGTTGTGGAGATTGATGGAGAAGTGGAGACTGGCGGTGAAGTGGTGACTCTAGGTCTTGAAGTGAGGAATTGGGCCAGTGTTGAGGTGAGGACTGCGGTTGGAATTCGGATGGGACCAGAGGTTGACCTTGAGGCATGACCAAAGGTCATCCTCGATGAGGATATTGTGTGTGAGCTTGGGGTGGAAACTGTGGGTGAGCTGGAGGCAGGAACAGAGGTTGAGTTTAAGGCGGGGACTGTGGGTGAGCTTGTGGAGGGGACTGCAACTGGAACAGAGGTGGAAATGGAAGATGAGCTTGAGGCAGGGACATCGGTTGAGTTTGAGGTGGAGACAGAGATTGGAATTGAGGTGGGAACTTGAGTTCGGCTTGGCGCAGGAATAGCAGTTGTGGTAAGGACTTGAGCTGGGCTTGACGCAAGGATAGCAGTTGGGGTTGTGGTAGGGAACTCAGTCTTAGTGTCTGCTTTTAATGTTGCGGTGGAGTCCTCAGCTTTGGTAGACGGAGAGGCTTGGCTGGTGCAGACAGCAGAGGTGGCCACAGTTTGAGGCTTAGTGGGGGCAGACGGGGCTAGTGGCTCTGTGTCCGCAGCAGCAGTGTCAGACAGGGTACCAGCTTGGCTGGTGGTGCTGGCAGTGGGGGCGTTTGAGTTCTTTCCTGCACCCACTGCATTCGTTACAGTAGTCAAGTTCTTACGGGGACGACCTCTCTTGCGTTTTGGGGAGAAGGGGGGGCTCCCCTCCTCACTTGGTAACTTAGGGTGGGGAGGGGATAGATGCTCTGGCTGGGGTTCCACCACCCTGAGGGGAGTCTTGGGTGGTCGGCCCCTCTTTCGTTTCAACGGCGGGGTCGAGTTAGCAACATTAGTGCCCGAGGACGCGTTGCCTTCTTTTCCTGGCTGAGTGTCCATTTTCCTGTGGTagttccctcccctccctcggcCCAGTGTGTGTCTCCTCAGATTCCATGTGTCCGAGTGGACCACCAGTCATACTCTGCCCAGACCGGGATTATGACAGCAGGGACCAAGAGTCCCTGTCTCCCCcttgtgtgtgctctctctcccgGTCGCCACGCAAGCGCCAGTCAGCCGACGGGGAGGTCCTTGCTAGGCTCCCGAAACATTCCCCGTCGGCCAAGGTCCTGCGGAAGCTCCCTGTCGCCTGGTGACAGTGGTGGAGGACTAAGGCAAgcccaggaagaggaggagaaggcagCGGAACGGGAGAGGCCACAGAGAGACGGACAGGCAGAGTCGGCCGAGGCTCAGACGTGCCAAGCAAGAGACGCTACATCCAGGCCCCGACAAACCAACCAGTCCCCcaaaagagataaagagaaagggaCTGCACTCAA encodes:
- the LOC139028174 gene encoding micronuclear linker histone polyprotein-like; this translates as MEVEEDGEEEISDSQRKKRKVENSLEAKDTVPEAPVAPRPEATDKQKVEESVGDDRATSKKRPLSRQSSQESVRSSSPSSVCSTSTPTRSAQHKKGAEKRAPAKRMRGEVCSDPEKGEGKTEKDFTNATQRRQSRSSSSDSDTSETRKERLLTRSAQSRQETEGDGESNGRIGRPARSSERVGRTVSNNTGTDESGSQTSSVRVTRKSSVPQPTPERKPQSNSVPSSPSQPEVLGKRCSALNAAAKLLAMRGRIDTPGSRKDPAAKTSGQNATSPASSDKNQKSKSKSAPATPQTNCNNKVGSSKTTTPTQSSRTAARSTRQCPGPLVPALETNSKRGSKKEEKEKEKKKPSEGKEESEREARSSRGHSACSSMSSDGGGSSRSQSSSSSLSSQSTGPRRNYSRAPSSGSERERSTERGRRRSHRKEGEGRGRETRKERKERHAQKRERLSQEGNAGSGEGTPDRVLRSVAAMAAAQARTPAANTRSSSAQHSKT